One segment of Zymoseptoria tritici IPO323 chromosome 2, whole genome shotgun sequence DNA contains the following:
- the CYP-32 gene encoding putative P450 monooxygenase (P450 with unknown function. Comparison with characterized p450s did not yield highly significant matches. purpurea. Similarities with these P450s was found by multiple seq alignment and NJ cluster analysis.), with the protein MAVSITLLLSGLVAAAVTQLAWTFLTNVFRHPLAQFPGPLLASTGWYKTWQEVFRGRNWIDVLRELHAQYGEVVRVGPNELQFADPEAYLDIYNASNRWSKEATLYQSFGEDASSFGFLHYREAKQRRDVLAPLFSRRAILDLQRVVRGIMDRLCVHLAKENAEGKSSDMLFALRCFTLDTIVTYCFAQDIHATEAKDFQAPVVVAMDASLPTFVVFKHFSAVRKLVFSFPGWLTKMTAPGLGGLVDLQQLLGAQVKEVASNPQLLKQTSHPTIYHRLLDPEANEAAGVPSQQSLYEETQALLFGGADSVGNTVTIGLYHVLQSPKMISRLKAELLSVWPDLQSQPRVEVFEKLPFLAAVIKESLRLAPGVTAPLPRVVPSSGATISGRHIPPGAIVGVAQVMVHSNPDIFVSPEKFDPERWLGREASSLERWLVPFSRGPRACLGQTLAMCELQVAFAGLFRRFDIQLDEASTDSLAWRECFLPHFNASHTRAFCKPVVS; encoded by the exons ATGGCTGTGAGTATCACGCTTCTACTGTCCGGTCTTGTGGCCGCCGCGGTCACTCAACTCGCCTGGACCTTCCTAACGAATGTCTTCCGCCATCCGCTTGCACAATTTCCAGGACCACTTCTCGCATCGACCGGCTGGTACAAGACCTGGCAGGAGGTGTTTCGTGGACGCAATTGGATCGATGTACTGCGAGAGCTGCACGCACAGTACGGCGAAGTCGTCCGCGTCGGACCGAACGAG CTTCAATTCGCCGACCCGGAAGCGTACCTAGACATCTACAATGCATCCAACCGTTGGTCAAAAGAAGCGACTCTTTACCAATCCTTCGGCGAAGATGCATCCTCCTTTGGGTTCCTCCACTACCGCGAAGCCAAGCAACGCAGAGACGTGCTCGCCCCGCTCTTCTCCCGTCGTGCGATCTTGGACCTCCAGAGAGTCGTGAGAGGCATCATGGACCGCCTCTGTGTTCACCTCGCCAAGGAGAATGCAGAGGGAAAGTCTTCGGATATGCTGTTCGCGCTACGCTGTTTCACTCTGGATACGATTGTCACGTATTGCTTCGCGCAGGACATCCACGCTACGGAGGCGAAGGACTTCCAAGCTCCAGTCGTGGTTGCGATGGACGCCAGTCTTCCTACGTTCGTTGTCTTCAAGCACTTTTCCGCCGTGAGGAAGCTGGTCTTTAGCTTCCCTGGATGGCTGACGAAGATGACAGCGCCGGGATTGGGTGGTCTAGTCGATCTACAGCAATTGCTAGGCGCGCAGGTGAAGGAGGTCGCGAGCAATCCGCAGCTACTCAAGCAGACATCGCATCCGACAATCTATCACCGACTGCTTGATCCCGAGGCCAATGAAGCAGCAGGCGTGCCTAGTCAGCAGAGTCTATATGAAGAGACCCAAGCGCTTCTCTTCGGCGGAGCGGACTCGGTCGGGAACACGGTCACCATTGGCCTTTATCATGTACTGCAGAGCCCGAAGATGATATCTCGGCTGAAGGCGGAGCTGCTGAGTGTCTGGCCAGACCTACAGAGCCAGCCTCGAGTGGAAGTGTTCGAGAAGCTGCCTTTCCTTGCCGCAGTCATCAAAGAGAGTCTCCGCCTAGCTCCTGGGGTCACGGCACCTCTGCCACGAGTCGTACCCTCAAGCGGCGCAACCATCAGCGGTCGCCACATTCCTCCTGGAGCAATCGTAGGCGTGGCTCAGGTGATGGTGCACTCGAACCCTGACATATTCGTTTCTCCTGAAAAGTTCGACCCCGAACGTTGGCTGGGAAGGGAGGCTTCTTCGCTGGAGAGGTGGCTTGTACCGTTTTCTCGAGGGCCAAGAGCTTGCCTGGGTCAGACTCTTGCGATGTGTGAACTGCAAGTTGCATTTGCGGGACTGTTCCGTCGATTTGACATTCAGCTCGATGAAGCCTCAACGGACAGTCTCGCTTGGAGGGAATGCTTCTTGCCGCATTTCAACGCAAGTCACACGCGTGCGTTCTGCAAACCTGTAGTTTCGTAG